CGCTCGCGAGGAATCGAGACACCCGCGCTGCTTCTCGGCGTGTGGGAGGGCTCAGGCTCGGCCCCGAAGGCGAGGCTCCGGCGTGCGCGCAAGATCCTCCGCGCCCACGGCGCCGTCTCCGCGACGAGCGCACCCGCCGCCGCGTGGGACCGGGGCCGGTTCAGTTCACCCCGTCTCCGCGACGAACTACTCACCATTGGCGTGCTCGTCGATACGCTCGAGACCGCGGCGACATGGACGAACCTTGCGGCGACCCACACGGCCGTCGCCGCAGCGATCCGGGGAGCGCTCGCCGCAGGCCCGGCAGGCGGCGGCGTCGCGAGTGCGGTGCAGGGGCACGTCTCGCACGTCTACAGGGACGGTGCGTCGCTGTACTACACATTCATCGCGAAGGCCGAGCATGATCCCGTCGCGCAGTATGAGCGGGTGAAGCGCGCGGCAAACGAAGCCATCGTCGCCTCGGGTGCGACGATCACCCACCACCATGCCGTCGGAACCGAACATGCGGCGCACCTTCCCGCCGAGATCGGTGAGCAGGGCGTGCGGATCCTCCGCGCGGTCAAGCGCGAGCTCGACCCGACGGGCATCATGAACCCAGGAAAGCTCATCTAGCTCGCGACGAAGCGAGAGAAAGCGGGACGCAATGGCCCAACAGACTGACGTGCACCGCGTAATTCCGGGCGCGACCGTGCTCATCACCGGAGCCGCCCGCGGAATGGGCGCGCTGTACGCCCGCCGCGCCGCCAGAGAGGGCGCGGCAAAGATCGCCCTCTGGGACCTCGACGAGGATCGCGCGACGGCGCTCGCCTCCGAACTTGCAAGCCCCCGCGGGCGCGTTGGAGGCCCCGACGTACGCGTCTACGCTGTCGACGTCTCGGACATGGAGGCTGTCGCCACGGCTGCCGCGCGTGTGCGCGACGAACTCGGTGATCCTGACGTTGTCGTGAACAACGCCGGCATCGTGCGCGGTGCGCTGTTTTGGGAGCACGACGCTGAGCGCGACATTGAACTGACGATGCGAGTGAACGCGCTCGCCCCGATGTGGATCGCGCGAGAGTTCCTGCCAGCGATGATCGCCGATAGGACTCGGCCGAAGCGGATACTCAACATCGCCTCCGCCGCCGGCACGCTCGCCAACCCGCGCATGAGCGTCTACGCCTCCTCAAAATGGGCGATGATCGGGTGGAGCGAGTCGCTCAGGCTCGAGCTCACCCGCACAGACAACGCACACGTCGCGGTCACCACGTTCTGCCCCAGCTACATCTCGACGGGCATGTTCGCGGGCGCGCGAGGGCCGCTCTTCACCCCCATCATGCGGCCGCAGCAAGCGGTGCAGGCCGCCTGGAGCGGGATGCTGAAGGGGACCCCGATGGTACTCCGGCCGTGGACAGTGAAACTCGCGATGGCGATGCGCGGTATCTTGCCGACGCGAGCCTGGGACGTGCTGGGCGACCGCGTGTTCAAGGTGTACTCATCGATGGACAGGTTCACGGGGCGCGCCGACTAAAGGTGCCACCCCGAGAGCGCCTCGGGGAAACCGTGGCACCTGGGTACCACGCGGTTCATACTTCGGGGTGACGCGCATCGGCCCGGTGAACGGGAGTATGGAAGCATGAAGTTCCCCGAGGTGTTGAAGCAGCCATCAACGTTCGTCGCCGCCGCGCTCGTGACCGCGTGCCTCGTCGCGCTGCTCGCCGCAATCGGTGGGTTCCTGCTCATCGACGGTGCAACGCGCACCGCGCTTTCGATGAAGCCTGTCGGCTCAGGGATCGTAGCAAGCTCGTCGGGCGAGAACTCAGGCTCAGAGACGTCGCAGCCCGCACCTGAGCGGGACAGCGCGGCTGCTGCCGGTGGTTCGATCGTCGCGGCCCGCGGGTAAACACACCGGCCGCC
Above is a window of Leucobacter aridicollis DNA encoding:
- a CDS encoding SDR family NAD(P)-dependent oxidoreductase, which encodes MAQQTDVHRVIPGATVLITGAARGMGALYARRAAREGAAKIALWDLDEDRATALASELASPRGRVGGPDVRVYAVDVSDMEAVATAAARVRDELGDPDVVVNNAGIVRGALFWEHDAERDIELTMRVNALAPMWIAREFLPAMIADRTRPKRILNIASAAGTLANPRMSVYASSKWAMIGWSESLRLELTRTDNAHVAVTTFCPSYISTGMFAGARGPLFTPIMRPQQAVQAAWSGMLKGTPMVLRPWTVKLAMAMRGILPTRAWDVLGDRVFKVYSSMDRFTGRAD